The DNA sequence GAATATCGGATACCCTGCCACCAGCCCAATGCGGCCAACACTATAGCAGAAGCGGCCCTGACCCTGCTTGACAGCAATATCCCCAATGCCTTGGCAAACACTGAACATCGTACAACATCGAGATTGACGAATATATACAAGCCGCATTGATAGCGGGCTGCAATCAAATCTGATGCTCGTCAAAACGTATGCACAAAATACTTCGCATTTTGGCAAGCACTACCTATGCTTGTTGCAAATAAAACTCCGGAGACAATCATGACAACCTATTTCAACCAGATCGAGGCATGTGTCGACCAAGTCATTGCCAGCGTCGGCCCCCACATCATTCTGGGCATCCCATTGGGGATTGGCAAACCCAACCCGTTTGTAAATGCATTGTATCGACGGGTGAAAGAACACACTGGCTACAGCCTGCGCATCATCACTGCTTTGTCGCTGGAAAAACCCAAGGGCCACAGCGAGCTGGAAAGCCGCTTTGTCGAGCCCTTTGTTGAACGTGTCTTTGGCGACTACCCGGATCTGGACTACGTCGCCGATCGCCGGGCGGGCCATTTGCCACCCAATGTGGAAGTACTTGAATTCTTTCTGAAGACAGGTGATTACCTCGACAACCCGGATGCACAACAGAACTATCTGTACAGCAACTATACCCATGTTGCGCGTGACATGATGCTGCAGAATGTAAACGTGTTGGCACAGGCAGTTGCTGCCGAGGGAGAAGGCGATCAGCTGACATTGTCCCTGTCCAGTAACCCGGATGTCACGCTGGATATACTGGACATGCTAGCGGCAGAACCCAGCCGTCAGGTATTGGTAGTCGGTATCATCAACCGCAAACTGCCCTTCATGCCGAACGACGCGCAAATCAGTCCGACCCGCTTCAACTTTCTGGTGGACGATCCCGCAGGTACCCATGATCTGTTCGCGCCACCCAATATGAAGGTCAGCCTTCAAGATTACGCGATCGGCCTGTATGCCAGTTCACTGGTCAAGGATGGTGGCACCTTGCAGATTGGCATTGGCTCGCTGGGTGATGCAATTGCGCATTCGCTGATCATGCGAGATCAGCAAAATGACAGCTACTGCAAGATCATACAGCAGATCTACGATACCAAGGTTCCAGCCTGCATTGAATTAGGTCGCTTCGAACAAGGGTTGTATGGTTGCAGCGAGATGTTTGTGAACGGTTTCATGAAATTGATCGATGCGGGCATCGTGCGACGGCAGGTATTCAACGATGCCGATCTGCAGCGGCTGGTCAATTCCGGGGAGATCACAACCCAGGTCACACCAGCCATGCTGACCATTTTGCGTGACAAGCAGATCATCAACAGTCAGTTGACCGAGCGGGATGTGACTTGGCTGAAACGATTCGGTATTTTCAATGATCAGGTCACATGGCGAGATGATTCCATCTCAGTCCCTATTGGCCGCTTGTCGGGGAATCTGGTCGACCCGGTCAATTTTGACAAAGTCTGTCAACATTGCCTGGGCACTCAGTTGAAAGGCGGCATCATCATGCATGGCGGCTTTTTCCTGGGCCCGCGTGATTTCTACCAACGTTTACGGGACTTGGACAAAACCACCCTCAATCAGATTGGCATGAGCCGCATCAGCTTCATCAATCGCATTTTCGGTCACGAAGAACTGGTAGGGGCGCAGCGCCGCGATGCCCGCTTCATCAACACCACCATGCTTGTGACGTTGCTAGGCGCAGCTTCCAGCGACAGCCTGGAGTCCGGTCAGGTTGTCAGCGGTGTCGGGGGGCAATACAACTTTGTCGCCATGGCCCATCTGTTGCCGGATGCCCGCTCAATCCTGATGCTAAGGGCCAGCCGTACGCGACACGGCAAGTTGATCTCCAACATCGTCTGGAGTTATGGCCAGACTACTATCCCGCGACACCTGCGCGACATTGTGATCACCGAATATGGGGTGGCCGATTTACGTGGGCAAAGCGATGCAGAATGTATCAAACGCTTGCTGGCCGTGGCCGATTCACGCTTTCAGGATCAGTTACTGGAGCTGGCCAGGAAAAATGGCAAGATCTCACATGAATACGAGATTCCCGAGGCACAGCGCAATAATCTGCCGGCGACGCTGGAAAGCCGACTACGGCCATGGCGACAGTTGGGCTTGCTACCAGATTTTCCGTTCGGTACCGATTTTACCGAGGACGAGCTGGTGATCATCAAAGCCCTGCGCAAGTTGAAAGCCTCTACCGAAAATCCGCTGGAGTTGATTGGCACTGTGATCAAAAGCTTGTTAGGCGACAACATCGTACCGGAGAAATATCTGGAGCGCCTGGGACTCGACGAGGTCGACGGGCTGAAGCAACGATTGATTCGCCGGTTGTTTGTTGGCAATCTGGGCTGAGCACCAGGGTCGGCAGCGCCTGACAAGCTTTGCTTACCCCATTTCAGGCCCATTCGTCGACATGATCCGACTGATCGCCGGCCCGTCGGTTGTACTTGCGACGATCCCCCCATTGCCTTGGGTCCAGCACCAGCGACAAAGGTTGGTGACGGCGGCAATGTTGGCGTCGGTCCTGCCCGTTACGACGCTCCTGGACAGGCTTTTCTGGCTGTTGGGGTGGCGGTGGTACTGGCGAGACGACCGGGCGATAGACCAAAGGCGGCAGGCTGCGTGGCTCCACCGGGGAAGCCGCCCGTGCCGATTCTGTCGCCGTGACGCTCAGTCCTTCGCGCAACGGCCGAGTCGTTGTCGGTAGCGGCGGAATACGCATTGGACACCCCTTGGCGTGTTTTGCTGAACGCTGATCGATGGTGCATTTCGCACCATCCAATTCTGACA is a window from the Chitinivorax sp. B genome containing:
- a CDS encoding acetyl-CoA hydrolase/transferase C-terminal domain-containing protein, producing MTTYFNQIEACVDQVIASVGPHIILGIPLGIGKPNPFVNALYRRVKEHTGYSLRIITALSLEKPKGHSELESRFVEPFVERVFGDYPDLDYVADRRAGHLPPNVEVLEFFLKTGDYLDNPDAQQNYLYSNYTHVARDMMLQNVNVLAQAVAAEGEGDQLTLSLSSNPDVTLDILDMLAAEPSRQVLVVGIINRKLPFMPNDAQISPTRFNFLVDDPAGTHDLFAPPNMKVSLQDYAIGLYASSLVKDGGTLQIGIGSLGDAIAHSLIMRDQQNDSYCKIIQQIYDTKVPACIELGRFEQGLYGCSEMFVNGFMKLIDAGIVRRQVFNDADLQRLVNSGEITTQVTPAMLTILRDKQIINSQLTERDVTWLKRFGIFNDQVTWRDDSISVPIGRLSGNLVDPVNFDKVCQHCLGTQLKGGIIMHGGFFLGPRDFYQRLRDLDKTTLNQIGMSRISFINRIFGHEELVGAQRRDARFINTTMLVTLLGAASSDSLESGQVVSGVGGQYNFVAMAHLLPDARSILMLRASRTRHGKLISNIVWSYGQTTIPRHLRDIVITEYGVADLRGQSDAECIKRLLAVADSRFQDQLLELARKNGKISHEYEIPEAQRNNLPATLESRLRPWRQLGLLPDFPFGTDFTEDELVIIKALRKLKASTENPLELIGTVIKSLLGDNIVPEKYLERLGLDEVDGLKQRLIRRLFVGNLG